One window of the Petroclostridium xylanilyticum genome contains the following:
- a CDS encoding PucR family transcriptional regulator: MSSRLFQNIIYQMKDVIDRELGVLDEAGLIIACSNDMKNGEQFEDLPDAVHENQEAVAYNGFTFKSIGKKNKTEHIVFVSGDDELAGKYCSLIAISIDNLKQYYDEKFDKGNFIKNVILDNILPGDIAIKAKELHLQLDAHRVVFLIRTYEGSDLYVHDTIQNLFPAKNKDFVFVIDDYNVVLVKEVKSNCESEDLEKIAKTIVDTLNTEALVKVYVGIGTVVSNIKDLAKSYKEAQVALEVGKVFDTENYIINYDNLGIGRLIYQLPTTLCELFLAEVFKKESIDALDEETMLTIKKFFENNLNVSETSRKLYVHRNTLVYRLDKIQKMTGMDLRTFDHAIIFKVAMMVKKYLDSNPIKI, from the coding sequence GTGTCTAGTAGATTATTTCAAAATATTATTTATCAGATGAAAGATGTTATAGATCGAGAACTGGGAGTGCTGGATGAAGCAGGACTTATTATTGCGTGCTCAAATGATATGAAAAATGGAGAGCAATTTGAAGATTTGCCTGATGCTGTTCATGAAAATCAGGAAGCTGTGGCTTATAATGGTTTTACATTTAAATCTATCGGAAAGAAAAACAAAACAGAACATATCGTCTTCGTATCTGGTGATGATGAGCTTGCCGGTAAATATTGCTCATTAATAGCGATTAGTATAGATAATTTGAAGCAGTATTATGACGAAAAATTTGACAAGGGTAATTTTATTAAGAATGTTATACTGGATAACATTCTCCCTGGAGATATTGCAATAAAAGCCAAGGAGTTACATTTACAGCTGGATGCTCATAGAGTGGTATTTTTAATACGTACCTATGAGGGCAGTGATCTTTATGTCCATGATACCATTCAAAATTTATTTCCTGCAAAAAATAAAGATTTTGTATTTGTTATAGATGATTATAATGTTGTACTGGTAAAAGAGGTAAAGAGCAATTGTGAGTCTGAAGACCTTGAGAAGATTGCTAAAACCATTGTAGATACTTTGAATACAGAAGCTCTGGTTAAGGTTTATGTGGGAATCGGTACAGTAGTGAGCAATATTAAAGATCTGGCTAAGTCGTATAAAGAGGCACAGGTTGCATTGGAAGTAGGTAAGGTTTTTGATACTGAAAATTATATCATTAACTATGATAATCTCGGAATTGGCAGACTCATTTATCAGCTTCCGACGACGTTATGTGAACTATTTTTGGCAGAGGTGTTTAAAAAAGAGTCTATCGATGCACTAGACGAAGAAACTATGCTTACAATCAAGAAATTTTTTGAAAATAACTTGAATGTAAGTGAGACCTCAAGAAAGCTGTATGTTCATAGAAATACACTTGTATACAGATTGGACAAGATACAAAAAATGACCGGAATGGACTTGAGAACTTTTGACCATGCAATTATATTTAAAGTTGCAATGATGGTTAAAAAGTACTTGGACTCCAACCCGATAAAGATTTAA
- a CDS encoding ABC transporter ATP-binding protein: MASLKLKNVYKRYAGGVTAVSDFNLDIEDKEFLILVGPSGCGKSTTLRMIAGLEEISEGELYIGDKLVNDVAPKDRDIAMVFQNYALYPHMTVFENMAFGLKLRKTPKDEIKRRVNEAAKILDIAHLLDRKPKALSGGQRQRVALGRAIVREPKVFLMDEPLSNLDAKLRVQMRTEISKLHQRLQTTFIYVTHDQTEAMTMGTRIVVMKDGFIQQVDTPQTLYEKPCNMFVAGFIGSPQMNFINVKVQKKEDGIHLVFGKNDIKLPEGKAKKLEGTEYIGKEVVMGIRPENLHDEEAYLSSMPDSIVESKIDVVEMMGAETFLYMTVEGVNFTARVNPRTKAKAGDTVKIALDVNKIHLFDKDTERTIIN, translated from the coding sequence ATGGCAAGCTTAAAGCTAAAAAATGTTTACAAAAGGTATGCTGGCGGTGTTACAGCAGTAAGTGACTTCAATCTTGATATCGAAGACAAAGAGTTTTTGATCCTGGTTGGTCCTTCAGGATGCGGTAAGTCAACTACCTTGAGAATGATAGCAGGATTGGAAGAAATCAGTGAAGGTGAACTTTACATTGGTGACAAACTTGTTAACGATGTTGCACCAAAGGATAGAGATATTGCAATGGTTTTCCAGAACTACGCTCTTTATCCTCATATGACAGTTTTTGAAAACATGGCTTTTGGTTTGAAACTCAGAAAAACTCCTAAGGATGAAATTAAGAGAAGAGTTAATGAAGCGGCAAAAATTCTTGATATTGCTCACTTGCTTGACAGAAAGCCAAAGGCATTATCCGGTGGACAGAGACAGAGAGTTGCTTTAGGTCGTGCCATCGTTCGTGAACCAAAAGTATTCTTAATGGACGAACCTCTTTCTAACCTTGATGCTAAACTGAGAGTTCAGATGAGAACCGAGATTAGCAAACTCCATCAGAGACTTCAAACAACATTTATTTACGTTACCCATGACCAAACAGAAGCTATGACAATGGGTACAAGAATCGTTGTTATGAAAGATGGTTTTATCCAACAGGTAGATACGCCACAAACACTTTATGAAAAACCATGTAACATGTTCGTTGCTGGATTTATTGGAAGTCCTCAGATGAACTTTATCAATGTTAAGGTTCAAAAGAAAGAAGATGGTATACATCTTGTATTTGGCAAGAATGATATAAAACTTCCGGAAGGTAAAGCTAAGAAATTAGAAGGTACTGAATATATAGGCAAAGAAGTTGTTATGGGTATCAGACCTGAAAATCTTCATGATGAAGAAGCTTACCTTTCTTCAATGCCTGACAGTATTGTAGAATCCAAGATTGATGTTGTAGAAATGATGGGTGCCGAAACTTTCTTATACATGACTGTTGAAGGTGTAAACTTTACTGCAAGAGTTAATCCAAGAACTAAAGCTAAAGCTGGTGACACAGTTAAGATTGCTTTAGATGTAAATAAAATACATCTGTTTGATAAAGATACAGAAAGAACTATCATCAACTAA